From Microcoleus sp. bin38.metabat.b11b12b14.051, one genomic window encodes:
- a CDS encoding PAS domain S-box protein: MTTESFHLSLLERAIAASSNSIVIADATGPDVPIIYCNPAFEKLTGYAPEEILGRNCRFLQGSDTDGAELNRLRSSLRSGTEIKVVLKNYRKDKTAFWNELTVSPVLDGGGKLTHFIGVQNDVTARVAAETALQESEERLRAIATATPVPMLITRLEDSTILYANPALCETFGLNSQKLIGSKKSNFYAEVSDRHKLIELVKQHGFSDSEQICLKKANGSFFWVKMSMRSINFNGEVAILSAFYDITDRVQAETALRQSEARFHKLAANVPGMIYQFQLAADGSVSFPYVSSGCRELYELEPEVFQKSAIRVIEMVHPEDAQNFQESVAISAKTLEPWRWEGRIVLPGDRVKWISGASRPEMNEAGDIIWDGLLIDISDRKQAESALRHSKARFQKMAANIPGMIYQYLLHPDGSNEFIYVSPGCWELYELDPAKLQKNSAFMWSAVHPDDIQSLSESLEISAQTLQPWKHEGRIVTKSGKLKWIRATARPELQPGGDILWEGVTIDISDLKLAEIALGESKIALEQANQELEKRVLERTEALQSSQKMLWLVINNIPQFIAWKDRDSVYLGGNKNFADVAGLNHPSQIVGLTDFDLPWKPEETEFFRACDRRIMATNTPEYHIIEPQLQANGTQRWLDTSKIPLHDSNGNVVGILCTFEDLTDRLSLEAKVRASEELFRKIFQDAPIGIYLAHLNDNKLLEVNKSYCEMLGYTATELLEKTYVEIGHPEDNQKKMQVAAALARGEISSYQIEIRQIAATGKIVWVNVTATVIRDGEGKPIYNLGMIENITNRKISAAALQASESQLRKQAAQLQEAYQQLQHAQIQLVQSEKMSSLGQMVAGIAHEINNPATFINGNISHTSHYFNDLIELLNVYQNCYPSPVPQIAEKIEQIELDFLKDDLPKMLKSMTAGVERISKIVLSLRNFARLDESEMKWADIHEGIDSTLLILQHKLSKSCENKRIEIIKEYGKITKIYCCAGQLNQVFLNIISNAIDALQNQNEPRTIVIRTLMKKAGLKNNSKSKVGEGDRLVICIADSGPGMTEDVRKRLFDPFFTTKPVGSGTGLGLSISHQIVVEKHRGSLRCICAPGQGAEFWIEIPC, translated from the coding sequence ATGACAACAGAATCTTTTCACCTGTCTCTCCTAGAGCGGGCGATCGCCGCGTCGAGCAACAGCATTGTGATTGCAGATGCTACGGGGCCTGACGTACCTATTATCTACTGCAATCCTGCTTTTGAGAAACTGACCGGCTACGCCCCGGAAGAAATACTGGGGCGCAACTGCCGATTTTTGCAAGGCTCTGATACCGATGGCGCCGAATTAAACAGACTCCGTAGCAGTTTGCGATCGGGCACCGAAATTAAGGTAGTTCTCAAAAATTACCGCAAGGACAAAACTGCTTTTTGGAACGAATTAACCGTTTCCCCGGTTCTCGATGGCGGCGGAAAGCTCACTCATTTTATCGGAGTTCAAAATGACGTTACCGCCAGAGTAGCAGCCGAAACAGCCCTGCAAGAAAGCGAAGAAAGGTTGCGGGCGATCGCCACTGCGACTCCTGTTCCCATGCTGATTACCCGCCTGGAAGACAGCACGATTTTGTACGCAAATCCCGCTTTGTGCGAAACTTTCGGTTTGAATTCCCAAAAGCTGATCGGTAGCAAGAAAAGCAACTTTTATGCCGAGGTGAGCGATCGCCATAAATTAATAGAATTAGTCAAACAACACGGCTTTAGCGACAGCGAGCAAATCTGCCTCAAAAAAGCAAACGGCAGTTTTTTTTGGGTAAAAATGTCGATGCGATCGATTAATTTTAACGGCGAAGTAGCAATTTTATCGGCATTTTATGATATTACCGATCGCGTCCAAGCTGAAACAGCACTGCGCCAAAGCGAAGCGAGGTTTCATAAATTAGCCGCCAACGTTCCCGGGATGATTTATCAATTTCAGCTAGCAGCAGACGGTAGTGTGTCATTCCCCTACGTCAGTTCCGGCTGTCGCGAACTCTACGAATTAGAACCAGAGGTGTTTCAAAAATCTGCTATTCGCGTCATCGAAATGGTTCACCCAGAGGACGCGCAAAACTTCCAGGAATCAGTTGCTATCTCAGCTAAAACATTAGAACCTTGGCGGTGGGAAGGTAGAATAGTTTTACCGGGCGATCGCGTCAAGTGGATTAGCGGGGCTTCGCGCCCAGAAATGAACGAAGCAGGTGATATTATTTGGGACGGTTTGTTGATCGACATTAGCGATCGCAAACAAGCTGAATCAGCACTGCGCCACAGCAAAGCCAGATTTCAAAAAATGGCAGCCAACATCCCGGGAATGATTTATCAATACTTGCTGCATCCCGACGGTTCCAATGAATTCATTTATGTCAGTCCCGGCTGTTGGGAACTCTACGAATTAGACCCAGCAAAACTGCAAAAAAACTCAGCTTTTATGTGGTCAGCCGTGCATCCAGACGACATACAATCATTGTCAGAATCTCTAGAAATCTCCGCACAAACTTTACAACCTTGGAAACATGAAGGACGGATCGTCACCAAGTCAGGAAAATTGAAATGGATTCGCGCCACTGCCCGCCCCGAACTGCAACCGGGCGGCGATATACTTTGGGAAGGAGTGACAATCGACATCAGCGATCTCAAGCTAGCAGAAATCGCTCTGGGCGAGTCAAAAATTGCCCTAGAACAAGCCAATCAAGAACTAGAAAAGCGCGTCCTAGAACGCACGGAAGCCTTGCAAAGCTCCCAAAAAATGCTGTGGTTAGTAATCAACAACATCCCTCAGTTTATCGCCTGGAAAGATCGAGATTCAGTTTACCTGGGCGGCAACAAAAATTTTGCCGATGTAGCAGGTTTGAATCACCCGAGTCAAATCGTCGGTCTCACCGACTTCGATCTGCCCTGGAAGCCCGAAGAAACAGAATTTTTTCGAGCCTGCGATCGCCGCATCATGGCAACAAACACCCCAGAATATCACATTATTGAGCCCCAACTGCAAGCCAACGGCACCCAGCGCTGGCTGGATACAAGTAAAATACCTTTGCACGACAGTAACGGCAATGTCGTCGGCATTTTGTGTACTTTTGAAGACCTCACCGATCGCCTTTCCCTCGAAGCCAAAGTCCGGGCCAGCGAAGAACTATTTCGCAAAATATTTCAAGATGCACCCATCGGTATCTACTTAGCTCATTTAAATGATAACAAGTTACTCGAAGTCAATAAAAGTTACTGCGAAATGTTGGGATATACGGCAACAGAATTGCTGGAAAAAACCTATGTAGAGATTGGGCATCCTGAAGACAATCAAAAAAAAATGCAGGTGGCTGCTGCTCTCGCTCGCGGAGAAATTAGCAGCTATCAAATCGAAATCCGCCAGATTGCTGCCACAGGTAAAATTGTTTGGGTAAACGTGACAGCTACTGTGATTCGAGACGGCGAAGGCAAGCCTATTTACAACTTAGGGATGATTGAAAATATTACCAACCGTAAAATTTCCGCAGCCGCACTCCAAGCTTCCGAATCTCAATTGAGAAAACAAGCAGCCCAATTGCAAGAAGCTTACCAGCAGCTCCAACACGCTCAAATCCAATTAGTGCAATCAGAAAAAATGTCGAGCCTCGGTCAGATGGTGGCTGGCATTGCTCACGAAATCAACAATCCCGCAACTTTTATTAACGGCAATATTTCTCATACATCCCACTATTTTAACGATTTAATAGAACTCTTGAATGTCTACCAAAACTGCTACCCGTCCCCCGTACCTCAGATTGCAGAAAAAATTGAACAAATCGAGTTAGATTTCCTCAAGGACGATTTGCCAAAAATGCTAAAGTCTATGACAGCAGGTGTAGAAAGAATCAGCAAAATTGTGCTGTCGCTGCGGAACTTTGCGCGGTTGGACGAATCAGAAATGAAGTGGGCAGACATTCACGAAGGAATTGACAGCACTTTGTTGATTTTGCAGCACAAGTTGAGCAAAAGCTGTGAAAACAAACGGATAGAAATTATTAAAGAATACGGAAAAATCACGAAAATTTACTGTTGTGCGGGGCAGTTAAATCAGGTATTTCTCAATATTATCAGCAATGCGATCGATGCTCTGCAAAATCAAAATGAACCCCGGACGATCGTGATTCGCACGCTGATGAAAAAAGCGGGGTTAAAAAACAACAGTAAAAGCAAAGTCGGTGAGGGCGATCGCCTGGTCATTTGCATCGCCGACAGTGGCCCGGGAATGACCGAAGACGTTCGCAAACGGCTGTTTGACCCTTTCTTCACCACCAAACCGGTCGGGTCTGGCACAGGCTTGGGATTGTCCATCAGCCATCAGATTGTGGTAGAAAAACATAGGGGAAGTTTGCGGTGCATCTGCGCGCCCGGACAGGGAGCAGAATTTTGGATTGAAATTCCCTGCTGA
- a CDS encoding adenylate/guanylate cyclase domain-containing protein, which yields MLKKLPLSWSRYIPAGLTLVLGVGLSALSFALVWSWEDRRRDYEMHRRIDDISIGIERQLNSDLDAVLALSDYMKAFSAVERSSFTRFVGRPLSIHPSLQLLAWAPRIPNSQRRSYEAKARTETDPSFEITERGPRGELRKAGDRSEYLPVFYMEPTPGNETVFGFDLASHPEIRAAVDRSRDTGEMIVTSYPGIAEVTPGEPGLLAIVPIYVNSTKPTTLESRRQLLQGFVLGVFRGKDIFQTSLKGRNTDYLNIYLASEAPDKQQALPLLPHGGDRVLPNQAAQSQIQQFALLFQSDTQQVLTASPGAEAALKSNCPILDNPGPDYTACQRLPKISGRQWYLYVSATPEIRSTRKHWRSWGTLTMGMLWTLLPVTYMLTALSRTAQIEKLARERIHQAEQLQAAYLQLELEQAKSEQLLLNVLPAAIALRLKDNEHNIAESFGEVTVMFADIVGFTELSSRISATAVVKVLNDIFSAFDHLADRHGLEKIKTIGDAYMVVGGLPTPREDHAEAVANMAIDMLHEIRLLSLDHSEPFSIRIGISSGPVVAGVIGLKKFIYDLWGDTVNIASRMESHGITGCIQVTAETYEILKDKYTFQKRGAIQVKGKGYMVTYLLTGKK from the coding sequence ATGCTGAAAAAACTACCTTTATCCTGGTCTCGCTACATTCCAGCCGGGTTGACGCTCGTTTTGGGTGTGGGCCTGTCGGCCCTATCATTTGCTTTGGTTTGGAGTTGGGAGGACAGGCGCCGCGACTACGAAATGCACCGCCGCATTGATGATATTTCGATCGGCATCGAACGCCAGCTCAACTCCGACTTAGATGCAGTTCTCGCCCTCAGCGACTACATGAAAGCCTTTAGCGCCGTCGAACGTTCCTCTTTTACCAGGTTTGTCGGGCGTCCCCTATCCATCCACCCCAGCCTGCAACTGCTGGCTTGGGCCCCGCGCATCCCCAATTCGCAGCGGCGCAGCTACGAAGCCAAAGCCAGAACCGAAACCGACCCCAGCTTCGAGATTACAGAACGCGGCCCCCGAGGAGAACTCCGCAAAGCGGGCGATCGTTCGGAATACTTGCCGGTTTTCTACATGGAACCTACACCCGGAAACGAGACTGTATTCGGCTTTGATTTGGCTTCTCACCCAGAAATTCGCGCCGCGGTCGATCGCTCGCGCGATACTGGAGAAATGATTGTCACCAGCTACCCCGGCATAGCTGAGGTAACTCCTGGAGAACCGGGTCTTTTGGCAATAGTTCCGATTTACGTAAACAGCACTAAACCCACTACCCTCGAATCCCGCCGCCAACTGCTGCAAGGATTTGTACTGGGCGTATTTCGAGGCAAAGATATTTTCCAAACGTCTTTAAAAGGACGCAATACCGACTACCTGAACATTTATCTCGCCAGCGAGGCTCCAGACAAGCAACAAGCCCTGCCGCTGTTACCGCACGGGGGCGATCGCGTTCTCCCAAATCAGGCTGCCCAGAGCCAAATTCAGCAATTTGCGTTGCTGTTCCAATCCGACACCCAACAAGTGCTGACTGCATCGCCCGGTGCGGAAGCAGCCCTCAAGTCAAACTGTCCGATTCTGGACAATCCAGGCCCGGATTATACAGCTTGTCAAAGGCTGCCAAAAATTAGCGGCCGCCAGTGGTATCTGTACGTGTCCGCAACGCCGGAAATTCGCAGCACTCGCAAGCACTGGCGCTCTTGGGGAACCCTGACAATGGGGATGCTGTGGACTCTGCTACCGGTGACATATATGCTGACAGCTTTGAGCCGCACCGCCCAAATTGAAAAGCTAGCCAGAGAAAGAATTCATCAAGCCGAGCAGTTGCAGGCTGCTTACCTACAGTTGGAACTCGAACAAGCTAAATCCGAGCAACTGTTGCTCAACGTTTTGCCGGCAGCGATCGCCCTGCGTTTGAAGGACAATGAACACAATATCGCCGAAAGTTTTGGGGAAGTAACTGTGATGTTTGCCGACATTGTAGGCTTTACAGAGCTGTCGTCGAGAATTTCAGCGACTGCGGTGGTGAAAGTGCTCAACGATATTTTTTCAGCATTCGACCATTTAGCCGATCGCCACGGATTAGAGAAAATTAAGACTATTGGTGATGCTTACATGGTTGTCGGCGGTTTACCTACGCCACGAGAGGATCATGCGGAGGCGGTGGCGAATATGGCGATCGATATGCTACACGAAATCCGGCTTCTGAGCTTAGATCATTCCGAACCATTCAGCATTCGGATCGGAATTAGCAGCGGCCCAGTAGTTGCCGGCGTCATCGGCTTAAAAAAGTTTATTTACGATTTGTGGGGCGACACAGTAAATATTGCTTCGCGCATGGAATCCCACGGGATAACAGGCTGCATTCAAGTCACTGCCGAAACCTATGAAATATTAAAAGATAAATATACTTTTCAGAAGCGGGGCGCCATTCAAGTTAAGGGCAAGGGATACATGGTGACATATTTGTTGACTGGAAAGAAATAA
- a CDS encoding restriction endonuclease: MPNNNETKTDSTHSEQVPSVIEVAETNDQCKSDVQAKPEDTSNWFGSVFGAVSASASAVGNAAASAGSAVVDTASAVGNVAASAGSAIVDTASAVGNAAASAVGNAAASAGSAIVDTASAVGNAAASAGSAIVDTASAMGNAAASAGSAAMQVPNFLGSSIGLISQSPILKKLTEKFKIDWLVNAIDAVDVVNAEAQVRELQRQYPHEKPQEIAHHLMVEKALLAAGTGLASSLVPGVALALAGMDLAAMTALSAELVYQIAAAYGMDLRSSDRKKEVVAIFGLSLGSNLAIEAGVTLVSNIPLAGAVINASASAAMIYAMGYGACRFYEAHLDSSKIETKLEDLREVLQAESEQYLEKAIAQETVMDWILVYVVYASKKFTRWDELLPELQAANLNPRTLAEIEAVTNKSKLLPKLDILLEQLELDFAEPLLKRCTEIIEADGEINEQEGKILLTIQRAVLSKRKQAKKQAQPTLIQDAVSTPTEAQTEVQAASQTPSLSSDSSTNKLSSSMLQNFKKILKVATILDLPKIAELIDAESQTSSRSSHSASAKLSAILLKKFKQILAGSTRLEVPEIGYLIDQVDRMTGEEFEEFLACCFRNLGYAVEMTPKTGDFGADLILSKARKKTVVQAKRYQGKVGNSAVQEVVSAVKYYGAQDAIAITNSEFTSNAHKLAQANGVQLWGREQLIDLVIRAKK, translated from the coding sequence ATGCCAAATAACAACGAAACCAAAACAGATAGCACCCACTCAGAACAAGTTCCATCAGTAATCGAAGTAGCAGAAACTAACGATCAATGCAAATCGGATGTGCAGGCTAAACCAGAGGATACATCCAATTGGTTCGGTTCCGTTTTCGGAGCCGTCTCTGCAAGCGCGAGTGCGGTGGGAAATGCGGCGGCGAGTGCTGGAAGTGCCGTTGTTGATACGGCGAGTGCGGTGGGAAATGTGGCCGCGAGTGCCGGAAGTGCGATCGTTGATACGGCGAGTGCGGTAGGGAATGCGGCGGCGAGTGCGGTGGGAAATGCGGCGGCGAGTGCTGGAAGTGCGATCGTTGATACGGCGAGTGCGGTGGGGAATGCGGCGGCGAGTGCCGGAAGTGCCATTGTTGATACGGCGAGTGCGATGGGGAATGCGGCCGCGAGTGCCGGAAGTGCAGCAATGCAAGTTCCCAATTTTTTGGGTTCATCCATCGGTTTGATTTCCCAAAGTCCTATCCTGAAAAAACTGACTGAAAAGTTCAAAATCGACTGGTTAGTTAATGCTATAGATGCTGTTGATGTCGTGAATGCCGAGGCGCAAGTTCGAGAGTTACAGCGCCAATATCCTCACGAGAAACCCCAAGAAATCGCACATCACTTGATGGTGGAAAAAGCCTTGCTAGCGGCAGGAACTGGCTTGGCTAGCAGTTTAGTCCCCGGCGTGGCTTTGGCGTTGGCTGGCATGGATTTAGCGGCAATGACTGCGTTATCTGCTGAGTTGGTTTATCAAATTGCTGCCGCCTATGGCATGGATTTGCGATCGAGCGATCGCAAAAAAGAAGTTGTCGCTATTTTCGGTTTATCCTTGGGTAGCAATTTAGCGATCGAAGCTGGAGTTACCCTTGTCAGCAATATTCCCTTAGCGGGTGCGGTGATTAATGCTAGCGCCAGTGCCGCCATGATTTACGCGATGGGATACGGTGCTTGTCGGTTTTATGAAGCGCATCTCGATTCCTCGAAAATCGAAACTAAGCTCGAAGATTTACGAGAGGTATTGCAAGCGGAAAGTGAGCAATATTTAGAAAAAGCGATCGCACAAGAAACGGTGATGGATTGGATTTTGGTGTATGTCGTCTATGCGAGCAAAAAATTTACCCGATGGGATGAGTTATTGCCGGAATTACAAGCGGCGAATTTAAATCCCAGGACTTTAGCTGAGATTGAAGCTGTGACAAACAAGTCTAAATTGCTTCCCAAGTTGGATATTTTACTCGAACAACTCGAACTTGACTTTGCCGAACCACTTTTAAAGCGATGCACTGAGATTATCGAGGCTGACGGTGAAATTAATGAACAAGAGGGAAAAATTTTGCTGACAATTCAACGGGCTGTTTTGAGCAAAAGAAAGCAAGCGAAAAAACAAGCCCAGCCAACTTTGATCCAGGATGCTGTATCGACCCCCACTGAAGCACAAACTGAAGTCCAAGCTGCATCACAAACTCCCTCTTTATCTTCTGATTCTTCTACTAATAAATTGAGTTCAAGTATGCTGCAAAACTTCAAAAAAATCTTAAAAGTTGCTACGATATTAGACTTGCCCAAAATTGCTGAGTTAATCGATGCTGAATCACAAACTTCCTCTCGCTCTTCTCATTCTGCTTCTGCTAAATTGAGTGCAATTCTGCTGAAAAAATTTAAGCAGATTTTAGCAGGTTCTACGCGGTTAGAAGTGCCAGAGATTGGGTATTTAATCGATCAGGTCGATCGCATGACGGGAGAAGAATTTGAGGAATTTTTGGCCTGCTGTTTCCGCAATCTCGGCTATGCGGTCGAAATGACACCCAAAACGGGGGATTTTGGTGCGGACTTGATTCTCTCTAAAGCCCGCAAGAAAACCGTTGTTCAGGCAAAACGCTATCAAGGCAAAGTGGGAAATTCCGCCGTGCAAGAAGTGGTGAGTGCCGTTAAGTATTATGGGGCGCAGGATGCGATCGCAATTACGAACAGCGAGTTTACATCCAATGCTCATAAACTGGCTCAAGCGAATGGGGTACAACTCTGGGGACGAGAACAGTTAATTGATTTAGTAATTCGAGCTAAAAAATAA
- a CDS encoding Uma2 family endonuclease produces MTTLLIQTESIPLIVNLPAIELMTVEQFSEFCLVNRDLRIERTASGEVIIMPPAFSDTGNRNFKITIQLGNWAEEDGTGETFDSSAGFTLPNGATRSPDASWIKLERWNALTEAQKASFAPICPDFVIELRSSSDTLKGLQKKMQEYIDNGVSLGLLIDRKNRKVYIYRPDREPQILDNPETVSADPELPGFVLRMAKIW; encoded by the coding sequence ATGACGACGCTGCTAATTCAAACCGAAAGCATCCCACTGATCGTCAATCTCCCTGCGATCGAATTGATGACTGTTGAACAGTTCTCTGAATTCTGTCTAGTTAATCGCGATTTGAGAATTGAGCGTACAGCCAGTGGAGAAGTTATCATTATGCCACCAGCCTTTTCAGATACAGGGAACCGCAACTTCAAGATTACCATACAATTGGGGAACTGGGCAGAAGAAGATGGCACAGGTGAAACGTTTGACTCCAGTGCAGGCTTTACCTTGCCGAATGGAGCAACCCGCTCCCCCGATGCCTCATGGATTAAACTAGAGCGCTGGAATGCCTTAACTGAAGCACAAAAAGCCTCATTCGCCCCGATTTGTCCAGACTTTGTGATTGAATTGCGGTCTTCTAGTGACACTCTCAAGGGATTGCAAAAAAAGATGCAAGAATATATTGACAACGGTGTATCGCTCGGCTTGTTGATCGATCGCAAAAACAGAAAAGTCTACATCTACCGTCCCGATCGCGAACCTCAAATTTTGGATAATCCTGAAACAGTGAGCGCAGATCCAGAGTTACCGGGATTTGTCTTGCGAATGGCAAAAATCTGGTAA
- a CDS encoding YebC/PmpR family DNA-binding transcriptional regulator, with translation MSGHSKWATIKRQKARVDSAKGKVFARISREIIVAARSGVPDPAGNFQLRTAIEKAKAADIPSENIERAIAKGAGLAGGSSELEAIRYEGYGVGGVAILIEALTDNRNRTAADLREAFNKNGGNLGENGCVGWMFDHKGVCTVRGPIDEEQLFDASLEAEAESYDLISIDEDTEGAEVFTSVPNLEKLADVLKQTGFAVLQSETRWIPSNTVEIETPEKARSLLKLMDALEDLDDVQSVTANFEMTDELMSAIMV, from the coding sequence ATGTCTGGACACAGTAAGTGGGCGACTATTAAACGCCAAAAAGCGAGAGTTGATTCCGCTAAAGGCAAAGTTTTTGCTAGAATATCTCGCGAAATAATTGTCGCCGCCCGCAGCGGAGTTCCCGATCCTGCTGGCAATTTTCAACTGCGGACAGCTATTGAAAAAGCCAAGGCGGCAGATATTCCTAGTGAAAATATCGAAAGGGCGATCGCCAAAGGTGCCGGTTTAGCCGGAGGGAGTTCCGAATTAGAAGCCATTCGCTACGAAGGTTACGGCGTTGGTGGCGTAGCGATTCTGATTGAAGCGCTGACAGACAACCGCAATCGCACGGCGGCTGACTTGCGAGAAGCTTTTAATAAAAATGGCGGCAATCTGGGCGAAAATGGTTGTGTGGGCTGGATGTTTGACCACAAAGGAGTTTGCACGGTACGCGGCCCGATTGATGAGGAACAATTGTTTGATGCGTCGCTAGAAGCAGAAGCGGAATCCTATGATTTGATATCAATTGATGAGGATACCGAAGGTGCAGAGGTTTTTACAAGCGTGCCGAATTTGGAAAAATTGGCTGATGTTTTGAAACAAACAGGTTTTGCAGTTTTACAGTCAGAAACTCGCTGGATTCCGAGTAATACGGTGGAAATTGAGACTCCTGAAAAAGCTCGATCGCTGCTTAAATTGATGGACGCCTTGGAAGATTTGGACGACGTGCAAAGCGTAACGGCTAATTTTGAAATGACGGATGAATTGATGTCTGCGATTATGGTATAA
- a CDS encoding histidine phosphatase family protein, producing the protein MPQTVWIARHGNRIDFVNPDWFLSAEHRYDPHLSEDGHVQAKQLANRLKGEGISHIFASPFLRTVQTANYAAEALDLSIKLEWGLCEWLNSDWMTEMPETESVEDLCRRFPRIDASYKGGIVSYPETGEACLKRAGDTAKRLAAEFSEDMLLVGHGSSVVGSAIGLAGPANTKINAALCCLVKVVRDRSEWSIALHGDTSHLTDSETVVRFN; encoded by the coding sequence ATGCCGCAAACAGTTTGGATCGCACGCCACGGAAACCGCATCGACTTCGTTAACCCCGACTGGTTTCTCAGCGCTGAACACCGCTATGACCCCCACCTTTCCGAAGATGGTCACGTCCAAGCTAAACAACTCGCCAATCGCCTCAAAGGTGAAGGAATTTCTCATATTTTCGCTTCGCCTTTTTTGCGTACTGTCCAAACGGCAAACTACGCGGCGGAAGCTCTCGATTTGTCCATTAAACTAGAGTGGGGACTCTGCGAATGGCTGAATTCTGACTGGATGACGGAAATGCCGGAAACTGAATCTGTCGAGGATTTGTGCAGGCGTTTTCCGAGGATTGATGCTTCTTATAAAGGCGGTATTGTTAGTTATCCCGAAACGGGCGAAGCTTGTCTCAAAAGGGCGGGAGACACTGCAAAACGCCTCGCTGCTGAGTTTTCTGAGGATATGTTATTGGTAGGTCATGGTTCGTCGGTTGTCGGAAGTGCGATCGGGCTAGCGGGCCCTGCTAATACGAAAATTAATGCTGCTTTGTGCTGTTTGGTGAAAGTGGTGCGCGATCGCAGCGAATGGTCGATCGCACTTCATGGCGATACTTCTCACCTCACGGACTCTGAAACCGTTGTCCGCTTTAATTAA
- a CDS encoding endonuclease NucS domain-containing protein, whose product MLSSAALRKTGTGWEFVSEEALEDFVEAHLESLLGLTLIKRQYTVNEQRCDIIAVDDNKSLAVLELKNGEDRYIVQQLTRYYHALLESKPFADQVNYDRPVRLVAIAPSFHRDSFTDRKYNHLLLEFLEFAIVPDRDNLYLHLKDVDTGHTSQVKITYQERESTENIPSPPKALLKLLSKCELIQQQEILKIRHKLLSFDKRMEEVVSAGSIKYGNGNSKNSKFCAELCSDSKGTIILFLWLPLKNLTSKTIGRARIWTNWNNKALIEGYVKSGVGRKISATKKTIIYRGWKMIAILNPDNYKKYNEYERQNIYEKIKRSNIDTAWQAYKTILNSQLVTYEELRCIEEYIADIEVNTVVPGVYDFYYSFKELTLSYHSIDSLINLSLDKWLSKIQ is encoded by the coding sequence ATGCTCAGCAGCGCAGCCTTAAGGAAAACAGGGACAGGGTGGGAATTTGTCAGCGAAGAGGCTTTAGAGGATTTTGTCGAAGCTCATTTGGAGAGTTTGCTCGGCTTGACACTTATCAAGCGGCAATATACTGTTAACGAACAAAGATGCGATATCATCGCAGTTGATGACAATAAAAGTTTAGCAGTGCTGGAGTTGAAAAACGGTGAAGATCGATATATCGTCCAGCAGTTAACTCGTTATTATCATGCTTTGCTAGAGAGCAAACCTTTTGCCGACCAAGTAAACTACGATCGCCCTGTTCGTTTAGTCGCGATTGCGCCTAGTTTTCACAGGGATAGTTTTACTGATAGGAAGTACAATCATCTACTTTTAGAGTTTTTAGAATTTGCGATAGTTCCTGATAGGGATAATTTATATCTCCATTTGAAAGATGTAGATACTGGGCATACTTCACAAGTAAAGATTACATATCAAGAAAGAGAAAGCACAGAGAATATACCGAGTCCACCCAAAGCACTTTTGAAACTTTTGAGTAAGTGCGAGCTTATTCAACAGCAAGAAATCTTAAAAATTAGGCATAAACTTCTCAGCTTTGATAAGCGGATGGAAGAAGTTGTGTCGGCTGGGAGTATCAAGTATGGAAATGGAAACAGTAAAAATAGTAAATTCTGTGCTGAGTTATGTTCGGATAGCAAAGGAACTATAATCTTATTTCTATGGCTGCCATTAAAAAACCTGACAAGTAAAACTATTGGCAGAGCAAGAATTTGGACAAATTGGAATAACAAGGCATTGATCGAAGGTTATGTTAAAAGTGGAGTGGGTAGAAAAATATCAGCGACAAAAAAAACTATCATATATCGCGGCTGGAAAATGATTGCTATTTTAAATCCAGATAACTATAAAAAATATAATGAATACGAAAGGCAGAATATTTATGAAAAAATTAAGCGAAGTAATATTGATACTGCTTGGCAAGCCTATAAAACAATTCTTAATTCCCAGTTGGTAACATATGAAGAATTGAGATGTATAGAAGAATATATAGCAGATATAGAGGTAAACACAGTAGTTCCTGGAGTATATGATTTTTATTATTCATTTAAAGAACTTACTTTGTCATATCACTCTATAGACTCATTGATAAATTTATCCTTGGATAAGTGGCTATCAAAAATTCAATAA